The DNA segment AGAACCCGAGCAAGCCGATCGGCCCGGTCTACGAGAAAGCCGAAGCGGAAAAACTCGCCGCCGAAAAAGGCTGGGCGATTGCCGCCGACGGCGACAAATTCCGTCGAGTGGTGGCCAGTCCACGGCCGAAACGCATCTTCGAGATTCGTCCGATCAAGTGGCTGCTGGACAAGGGCAGCATCGTCATCTGCGCTGGCGGCGGCGGGATTCCGACCATGTACGACGAGCACCGCAACCTCAAGGGCATCGAGGCGGTGATCGACAAGGACCTGTGCTCGTCGCTGCTCGCCGAGCAACTGGAAGCCGACTTGCTGGTCATCGCCACCGACGTCAACGCGGCGTTCATCGATTACGGCAAGCCGACACAGAAAGCCATCGCCGAAGCGCACCCGGACGAACTGGAACGCCTGGGTTTCGCCGCCGGCTCCATGGGGCCGAAGGTGCAGGCAGCCTGCGAATTCGCGCGCCATACTGGCAAGGTCGCGGTGATCGGTTCGCTCGCGGACATCGAAGCGATCGTCCAGGGCACCGCCGGTACGCGCGTCAGCACGGCGAAGCCGGGCATCAGCTATCGATAACTAGAAACTCCGAGGGCAGGCTTAGGGTCTGCCCTTCTCCCATGCCTTGAAAGGAGAAACCCATGGCCATATTCGAACCGGGTCATTTGCACATCGAGCGGCACGCGTTGAACGACGATGATGTCAGTTACGACCTGTGCATCGACTATGAAGTGTTCACCGATCCCAAAGAAGGCAAAGGGATGCAGTTCACCCTGCACGGCAAAATCCAGGGCAAGGACATGAAAGAAACCTTCTTCCTGCCCAAGGACCAGGCCTACAACTTCGCCAGGGACATAACGAGAATCGCCGAGAAATACGGCATTCCCAAGACCCACAGCAGCATCGGATCGCAGCACAAACATTACGACCTGATGTTTGAAGATGTACGGGTGCAGCTGAATATGAAGTCCGGGGATCCGGTCAAACCGGAACACCTCGAATAACCCGAACACAGCACATTTCCCCTGTGGGAGCGGGCTTGCTCGCGAAGGCGCCGGGTCAGTCACCATTTATGCAGTCTGACCTGGCGCCTTCGCGAGCAAGCCCGCTCCCACAAGGTATCTGTGTAGCGCTGCCAATCGTTGCAGATTTCACCATTGCCCCGCCCCAAGGCATACTTGCCACCCTCCGCACTGCAGAACACTGAACCGCCCCATGCGTATCCACGTCAGCTTCATCGACCGCGTCGGCATCACCCAGGAAGTCCTGGCTATCCTCGGTGGACGCAATCTCAATCTGGATGCGGTGGAGATGATCCCGCCCAACGTCTACATCGACGCCCCGACCTTGAGCCCGCAAGTGCTCGAAGAACTCAAAGATGCGTTGTTTCGCGTACTCGGTGTTGAAGCGGTGACGGTGGTCGACATTCTCCCCGGCCAGCGTCGGCACTTGCAGCTCGACGCGTTGCTCGCGGCGATGACCGATCCCGTGCTCGCCCTCGACAGCGCCGGCAAGGTGTTGCTGGCCAACCCGGCACTGATCGCGTTGTACGGGCGTGAACCGGCGGGCGAAAGTGTCTCTGAGCTGTTCAACGATCCCGGTCTGCTGGAAACCCTGCTCGAACAAGGCTTCCGTCTGCCGCTGCGCGAGATTACCGTCAATGGCCAGACTCTGCTGCTCGACGCTACACCGATCACCGACGCCGGCGCCCTGCTGACCCTGTATCAGCCGAACCGCATCGGCGAACAGCTCTCGGCGTTGCACCATGACCATGCCGAAGGTTTCGATGCGCTGCTCGGCGAGTCCCCGGCGATCCGCACCCTCAAGGCCCGCGCGCAACGAGTCGCCGCCCTCGACGCACCGCTGTTGATTCAAGGTGAAACCGGCACCGGCAAAGAACTGGTAGCCCGCGCCTGTCACGCGATCAGTGCGCGGCACAGTGCGCCGTTCCTCGCGCTGAACTGCGCGGCCCTGCCGGAAAACCTCGCCGAGAGCGAGTTGTTCGGCTACGCCCCCGGCGCCTTCACTGGCGC comes from the Pseudomonas sp. RSB 5.4 genome and includes:
- the arcC gene encoding carbamate kinase — encoded protein: MRIVVALGGNALLRRGEPMTADNQRANIRIATEQIAKIHPGNQLVIAHGNGPQVGLLSLQAAAYTSVTPYPLDVLGAETEGMIGYIIEQELGNLLDFEVPFATLLTQVEVDAKDPAFQNPSKPIGPVYEKAEAEKLAAEKGWAIAADGDKFRRVVASPRPKRIFEIRPIKWLLDKGSIVICAGGGGIPTMYDEHRNLKGIEAVIDKDLCSSLLAEQLEADLLVIATDVNAAFIDYGKPTQKAIAEAHPDELERLGFAAGSMGPKVQAACEFARHTGKVAVIGSLADIEAIVQGTAGTRVSTAKPGISYR
- a CDS encoding DUF5064 family protein, whose amino-acid sequence is MAIFEPGHLHIERHALNDDDVSYDLCIDYEVFTDPKEGKGMQFTLHGKIQGKDMKETFFLPKDQAYNFARDITRIAEKYGIPKTHSSIGSQHKHYDLMFEDVRVQLNMKSGDPVKPEHLE
- a CDS encoding sigma-54-dependent transcriptional regulator — protein: MRIHVSFIDRVGITQEVLAILGGRNLNLDAVEMIPPNVYIDAPTLSPQVLEELKDALFRVLGVEAVTVVDILPGQRRHLQLDALLAAMTDPVLALDSAGKVLLANPALIALYGREPAGESVSELFNDPGLLETLLEQGFRLPLREITVNGQTLLLDATPITDAGALLTLYQPNRIGEQLSALHHDHAEGFDALLGESPAIRTLKARAQRVAALDAPLLIQGETGTGKELVARACHAISARHSAPFLALNCAALPENLAESELFGYAPGAFTGAQRGGKPGLMELANQGTVFLDEIGEMSPYLQAKLLRFLNDGSFRRVGGDREVKVNVRILSATHRDLEKMVSEGLFREDLFYRLNVLNVEVPPLRERGQDILLLARYFMQQACAQIQRPVCRLAPGTYPALLGNRWPGNVRQLQNVIFRAAAICESSLVDIGDLDIAGTSVARQADSDVDSLEQAVESFEKSLLEKLYVSYPSTRQLASRLQTSHTAIAHRLRKYGIPNKP